The DNA segment GCATGACTCACATGGATCATGGCAATGGGAATGCCTCTCTCTTTGAGGTCGTAGCTCAATAGATGTCCGACCATATTGGCAGCAGCCTTGCTGCCATGGTGACCGAAAGCTCCGCCGCCCTCTGATTCGGTTCGTAGTGTTATAGATCCAGCCTCAGAAGTCAAAAAGACGATCTTGGCGCTGGGCGACAGAGAGGAGGCGAAAAGGCTATGTAATTGACAAAATAAACAGGGTGCTCGTTATTCACATCAATTGGCAATATACTTACAGAGATTTGACGACAAACACAGGTGCAATAGAGCAGACAGTATACATCATTAATTCATCTTTCCAGCTAAGATTCTCAATCGACTGTGATCAAATCAACGGTTAGTAAGGTCGAAACAGATTCAAAGTCAAATCTACCTGCCTCCGGTTTTAGAACACCAGCAACGTAGGCAACAAGATCGACGGCAGCACCCTGCAGCCCATCTACCACCTTCTGGCCACAGTCCTCTTTGGAGCAATCTACACTTTCAATGACCCTGACACCTTTAGGGAAAGCGGCAGAAGGGGCGGGTCCGCGAACAGTAGCGAAGACGTTGGAGGGATGTATGACTGAAGAATAATACTTGACAAGAGCCAGACC comes from the Cryptococcus gattii WM276 chromosome M, complete sequence genome and includes:
- a CDS encoding Cytoplasm protein, putative (Similar to TIGR gene model, INSD accession AAW46905.1), with the translated sequence MSPQSVLVIGASRGLGLALVKYYSSVIHPSNVFATVRGPAPSAAFPKGVRVIESVDCSKEDCGQKVVDGLQGAAVDLVAYVAGVLKPESIENLSWKDELMMYTVCSIAPVFVVKSLLFASSLSPSAKIVFLTSEAGSITLRTESEGGGAFGHHGSKAAANMVGHLLSYDLKERGIPIAMIHPGFLKTDMTKNAGMEEFYDKMGAITPEEASKPLADFVEKLDMSMTGRFWAPLGARGIGNAEEVLGREVLDKPGPLEVPW